In the genome of Peromyscus eremicus chromosome 1, PerEre_H2_v1, whole genome shotgun sequence, the window ataactgaaatacTTCTATACTGGTTGGCAAATATCCTTACAGTATCCCTTcctccacagacaccaacacCTCCTCAGAACCACCGTATGGTTCCTAGAGCAAGAGGCAGATTCTCGGGAACAGGGAGGAAGTGGGCTGGCACAAAGGGTGTGGTCAGCTCACCTCGCAGCACTTGCCCCCATCTTGATGCTCATGGGAAGAGGCCAGGGGTAGTCTTGGGGGCCCGGTGGCAGGCTCGGTGTCCTTCACTTCACCTGTGATGTGCTCAGGAGGGCTCAAGGAGGCCTGGGCCTGCTCTGACCTGAAGATAAGGAATGTTGATGGGGCCCTGGATGAGCCACTGTGCCACCTTTTCTACTCAAACTCCGTCCCCAGCTTCCTCCATGTCCTATTCAATCGTGGTCACACGTGGTCCTTCCCACCGTCCCCTCCTTGGAATCCCACCTGCTTGTCTCCTCTCCAGGCACAGGGCCGATGGTGCATCCAGTAATGTCCGGCTCCCTAGGAGCACCCAGGGGTTGGTTGAGGGGCTCCGAGGGGAATCCATGGCCAAGAGATGGGGACAGGGCCATGGCTGTGGATTTGGGGACAGTCAGGTGAGGATGTCCAGTCGGAGTCTCTTTCTCAGCCAGTTCCCCATGCTTCCTCAGCCGGACTTAGCCAAGCCTGAGGCTACTGAGAGGCCCAGGGGCCAGCCTAGCTCCACCCCTTCCAGGAGGAACCTGGACCCAAGAAACCTGATGCCTTGCGGAGGTACAGCACACTtttaactctttcctccccagcagGAGAACCTAAACCTCCCAATAACAGCCCCCACGCTATCCCAAGGGGCTTTGAGATAGAAAACTTCACCCATCCCCTCAAACGCGTCTTCCTGTCACCTTCAGGGACCCACGCATCTGACCACGAGGGCCCATCCCATTGTCCAAGCACGTGGTAGCTAAAGCCTGTCATctcagacaggaggatctcaaggccagcctgggcaacgtatgaagaccctgtctcgaaactaAAAATCGAAATTGTTGCTGGGGGGTATAGTTTAGTTTTACAGATATATATATCCTAGCATCCAAGAAGCTCTGAGTTCCGTCCCCGGTAGTGAAGAGGGGGCGGGGGAGTTAGAAGGAAACCACAGCATCTGTTCCCGCCTAgtaaaaaatccaaaacaagtAAAGgtatttttggtttatttggaaTGGCATCTTCTCCATGGTTTCCATAGTTACTGGGAAAATAAATAACCCTGGACAGCCACCTCTACCCTAGGGTCCCAAGGTCACAGAACGGGCAGGACTCAGGTGGTCACTTGCTCAGCAGGAGGCTGGCGCGCAGCACTCGAGGCACACGGCGAATGGTCAGGGAGACTCGGGTGCCGCGCACCAGGTGGGCTCCGGGCAGCGCCAAGTGGCACGCGGCTGCATTGGGCGGCAGCGAGGTGGCATCCAACTCATCCACACGGGTGGCTGCGATACCGTGGAGCAGGTGTGTGTAAGCTGTGCCCCGGAGCACCAGCAGGCTGCGAGGTTCCACCAGCAGCGAGGTGATGGGTTGTGGAGGCGGCCGGGGCTGCGGGAGCCAGTTGATGGTCAGTGGATATCCGGAGTTTGAAAAGTCAGCGGGCGTCAACAGTTGGTCAGGGGACAAGGGTCAGCAAGTCCCCAGGGGGGTGGAAGCTTTGGTGACTGAGGAGTGGTAACCTACAGGTTCTGGGAACAAAGCTATTGGGAAGGGAAGtcctgtgtgtacgtgtgtccaGTCCTTTGGGAGGAGGCAGAACCTACGCTGCAGATGAAGACATCGGGGGTCACTCCACTGTGGGAGCTTCAGCTGGCATCTGAGAGACTCTGACAGAAATGGGCAGTCCCAGGGATCCATGCAGAGCTAAGCTGGGAGTGTCCTGCTGGAGCCAGGCTCTGGTAGAGGTTAAGGACTGGGAGGGGGTGAAAAGAGGGAAGTGCAGGGAGGGGCTGAGAAACAGCAGACCTGGGTGTTCAGGCGGATACCCTACGAACACTGGCGTACCAGGAATGCATGCCTTTGGGGGTACAAGTCAGAGATAAGGGTGTTAGGTGTCCCCAACACAGTCATGCAGTGGTGAATTAAGGAGAGTCTGGGGGTCACAGAGCATGTGACTAGAATAGCAAGACACCAGTGTTAAGGTGCCCTGCACATACTATACAGTATGTTGGAGCCAAACATGggggcacatacctgtaaccctagcacttaagagggtggggctggaggatggcaaatgtgaggctatcctgggctacataaactttgtctcaaaaataaatagtaataataaaaaagtgtGTTGGAATACTGTGTTGAGCTGAAATGGTCTGTGAGAGTGTCATAGTCATCCATACCTTCAGGCATCCAATACCTCAGAGAAGTACTGGGTATCTGGCTGTCACGGCAGCTAGAGCACCACACAAGCAGACTGACTGGGAATGAGCTGGCTATCTGGGAGAAAGCAGGGATACCCAACCAGGGGCAGGGGAACATGTCTGAGTGTCAGGAATACTCTGGAGACTGGAGGAATCAGACTGTCCTGGAGTATATGGGATGTCCCATGTTGGGATGCCCCCAAATGCTCGAGACATTGTCTTAGGACCCACCTGTTCTATAGGGACATCATCCTCTGGCTGTCGAGGTTCATAGAAATCAAGGACAGCATGGGAGCCCAGGCTGATGGTGCTAACAGTCGGGTAGTAGAGTGGTCCATCTTCAtgaggctggggaggaaaggactaCCAGGCATGGCCAGGGCAGGAGCCTAGCTCACTCCATTAAGTCAAAGTGGGGTTCCCAAGCTGGGATAGGGAGGTAAGTGCCTAGGTGGGGTGTGTAGCTGCTCAGTGAGGGTAGGCAAACATCATGGTTACCCTTCCTAATGATTCGGAAAGCTGGGAATTAGGATGAGGGTATGTGGTTACCATGATGCCCTCGCCAGGCAGATACTGGTTCACAAGGACATGGTTAGCTGGGAGACCCCCAAAAAGGCTGAGGTCAGACACTTTGTCCACGTAGCGCTGAAGCCATGGAGGAAGTCGCTCAGGGACCATCCCCCGGGGATGGGGGAGCCCACCTGCAGAGGGCAAAGGAGGCATGAAGGGACCCAATCAAGGAGCCTTGGCATCTGGTACCCTCATTAGGGATATTCCAGTGGTTGGAAGCATTACTCACTGAGTTTTGGAGACTGCCACCAGATCTTTCCGACATTTTCTTCACAGCACTTGGCTCTTAGAGATACTCCCAACCACTCAGTCAAACCCTAATCCCTCAAGACCACCACCAAACCCTgaatcctcctggctctgggaCCCCTGGAACTCCTGGAGATGGTCCCACATATTTGGAAACCATTGGACCTCAGCCCTTCCAGGGCCGCATTCCCTAGCTAGGAACACTCACCCCAGTTCTGGAGCTTCCTCCCAGACAGCTGGGTCCACTTGGGCTTTGGGGCGTTGAAAACCTAGGAGGTGGGGAACACAAGGGCCTTCACATGGGGTGGAAACAGGCTGTCTGGAGCTTGTTTGGAGGTTCCAGTTGGGGAGAGCATCCATTCATATAACCCTGACTGAAGAATGGTCCTCCTCCATCAAGGAAGGTGGCACTAGCAAGAGGTCAGCTCC includes:
- the Alkbh6 gene encoding alpha-ketoglutarate-dependent dioxygenase alkB homolog 6 encodes the protein MAHKELVTMEEQDARVPALEPFRVEQAPPLIYYVPDFISKEEEEYLLRQVFNAPKPKWTQLSGRKLQNWGGLPHPRGMVPERLPPWLQRYVDKVSDLSLFGGLPANHVLVNQYLPGEGIMPHEDGPLYYPTVSTISLGSHAVLDFYEPRQPEDDVPIEQPRPPPQPITSLLVEPRSLLVLRGTAYTHLLHGIAATRVDELDATSLPPNAAACHLALPGAHLVRGTRVSLTIRRVPRVLRASLLLSK